One genomic segment of Bacillota bacterium includes these proteins:
- a CDS encoding ECF transporter S component, with translation MRLDLKLITRTAILLALTVAAQLFSGRLGQAVTGPLVNGMLFISAYAVGAVGGILIGAITPWVALAYGLVKAPAAAVVPFIMVGNALLVIVFAAFHRVSRTWGRYPGVAVAAVVKFLALAGAVRYLLSLKPAVAAAFGVPQLFTALGGGVIGLVIMAALDRVWVQPTAKKVDGAKE, from the coding sequence GTGCGCTTAGACCTCAAGCTCATCACCAGAACGGCGATTCTCCTCGCTCTGACCGTGGCCGCCCAGCTCTTCTCGGGACGGCTGGGCCAGGCCGTTACCGGCCCGCTGGTTAACGGGATGTTGTTCATCTCGGCCTATGCCGTCGGGGCCGTCGGCGGCATCCTCATCGGGGCCATCACCCCATGGGTCGCCCTGGCCTACGGATTGGTCAAGGCCCCGGCCGCGGCGGTCGTCCCGTTCATCATGGTCGGCAATGCCCTCTTGGTCATCGTTTTCGCGGCCTTCCACCGGGTCAGCCGGACCTGGGGACGGTACCCCGGCGTGGCCGTCGCCGCCGTGGTCAAGTTCCTGGCCCTGGCCGGGGCGGTTCGCTATCTCTTGAGCTTGAAACCCGCGGTGGCCGCCGCCTTCGGCGTGCCGCAGCTCTTCACGGCCCTGGGCGGCGGGGTCATCGGCCTGGTGATCATGGCCGCCCTCGACCGCGTCTGGGTTCAACCAACGGCGAAAAAGGTGGACGGCGCCAAGGAATAA
- a CDS encoding YerC/YecD family TrpR-related protein, protein MAQKRRQSRQVDGLIGALLSLRDADEGSRFLEDLCTGREMRTLANRWEAAQMLEAGLTYEAIEAKTGMSSATISRIRRALSEGAQGYRLVLERQKRKAIGQARSAARKKAGPRPAKVGKRVAQRGRP, encoded by the coding sequence GTGGCCCAGAAGCGCCGGCAGTCGCGCCAAGTCGACGGCCTCATCGGGGCCTTGCTCTCACTGAGGGATGCCGATGAGGGCAGCCGTTTTCTCGAAGACCTTTGCACCGGTAGGGAGATGAGGACCCTGGCCAATCGGTGGGAGGCGGCCCAGATGCTCGAGGCCGGCCTTACCTACGAAGCCATCGAGGCCAAGACCGGGATGAGTTCGGCCACGATCAGCCGGATTAGGCGGGCCTTGTCCGAAGGGGCCCAGGGGTATCGCCTTGTCCTCGAGCGGCAGAAGCGCAAGGCGATCGGCCAAGCGAGGTCGGCCGCGCGGAAGAAGGCCGGCCCGAGGCCGGCCAAGGTCGGGAAGCGGGTCGCCCAGAGGGGGAGGCCCTGA
- a CDS encoding DinB family protein, with the protein MDGCALTTQWFCGRLHKFLVETRPVIAAFEGAEIDQAPVPGVRSVGDLLLHLVRSIAHYANGIAADHWAPLPYSLAEYRTVGAIIDLYDRVGEAARKSLSNLPDLEWSRIVSPNGTASTKAELLFELIEHGVHHRGQLYSYARLLGVAPPPLPYAV; encoded by the coding sequence GTGGACGGCTGCGCCCTTACCACGCAATGGTTTTGCGGACGTCTCCACAAGTTCCTCGTCGAGACCCGCCCGGTCATCGCCGCCTTCGAGGGAGCGGAAATCGACCAGGCGCCGGTGCCCGGGGTCCGCTCTGTCGGCGACCTGCTTCTCCACCTCGTCCGGAGCATCGCCCATTACGCGAACGGCATCGCCGCCGATCATTGGGCCCCGCTTCCCTACAGCCTGGCCGAATACCGCACGGTCGGGGCCATCATTGACCTCTACGACCGCGTCGGCGAGGCCGCCCGGAAATCCCTGTCGAACCTACCGGACCTTGAATGGAGCCGCATCGTCTCCCCCAATGGGACGGCGAGCACCAAGGCTGAACTGCTGTTCGAGTTGATCGAACATGGCGTTCACCACCGGGGTCAGCTTTATAGCTACGCTCGGTTGCTTGGAGTGGCCCCGCCTCCATTGCCGTACGCCGTCTAG
- a CDS encoding SpoIIE family protein phosphatase produces the protein MRLHLDLGVSQKPKHGEELCGDSVYVSKTAGSTIVILSDGLGSGVKANILSRLTATMAGKMLEKGGRLDDVIEALAETLPVCKVRHLAYSTFTILQVSQDGRVYLAEYDNPTTYLGGKSGLKTVDRIQREIGGRVIHEAYFDADDGDWMVLASDGVLHAGVGGIWDLGWGWDRVGAYIEKMARHGDPAQDQADELLDLVNKLYAGSPGDDASVAVVQVRRPRRLAVLIGPPERRERDDEVVRVLTESAGRKVVCGGTTGNMVARVLGRRIDVDLASPSDEVPPVGLMEGVDLVTEGMLTMAKCLDNMRRDAPARRFAGRRDGASLLTTELLQADEIEFLVGRAINPAHQSPDIPSSLALKQQMVEQVTAELRRRGRLVRTRYF, from the coding sequence ATGCGACTGCACTTGGATCTGGGAGTCAGTCAAAAACCCAAGCACGGCGAGGAGCTTTGCGGGGACAGCGTCTACGTCTCCAAGACCGCCGGCTCGACCATCGTCATTCTCTCGGACGGCCTCGGCAGCGGGGTCAAGGCCAACATCCTCTCGCGGTTGACGGCGACCATGGCCGGGAAGATGCTCGAGAAGGGCGGCCGCCTGGACGACGTGATCGAAGCCTTGGCCGAGACCTTGCCCGTGTGCAAGGTCCGGCACCTGGCCTACAGCACCTTCACCATCCTTCAGGTCTCCCAGGACGGCCGGGTCTACCTGGCCGAGTATGATAACCCCACGACCTACCTCGGCGGCAAGTCGGGACTCAAGACGGTCGACCGCATTCAGCGGGAGATCGGCGGTCGCGTCATCCACGAGGCCTATTTCGACGCCGATGACGGGGATTGGATGGTCCTCGCCTCCGACGGTGTCCTGCACGCCGGGGTCGGCGGGATCTGGGACCTGGGCTGGGGTTGGGACCGAGTCGGGGCGTATATCGAGAAGATGGCCAGGCACGGTGACCCGGCCCAGGACCAGGCCGACGAGCTCCTCGACCTGGTGAACAAGCTCTACGCCGGTTCCCCCGGCGATGACGCCAGCGTGGCCGTGGTCCAGGTGCGGCGGCCGCGCCGGTTGGCGGTCCTTATCGGCCCGCCCGAGCGACGCGAGCGCGACGACGAAGTCGTCCGCGTCCTCACCGAAAGCGCGGGCCGGAAGGTCGTCTGTGGCGGGACCACCGGCAACATGGTGGCCCGCGTCCTCGGCCGGAGGATCGATGTCGACCTGGCCTCCCCCTCCGACGAGGTCCCGCCGGTGGGCCTGATGGAGGGCGTCGACCTGGTCACCGAAGGCATGCTGACAATGGCCAAGTGCCTGGACAACATGCGCCGCGACGCCCCGGCCCGGCGCTTCGCCGGCCGGCGCGACGGCGCCAGCCTCCTGACCACCGAGCTCCTCCAGGCCGACGAGATCGAATTCCTGGTCGGCCGGGCGATTAACCCCGCTCATCAGAGCCCCGATATCCCCTCCAGCCTGGCCCTCAAGCAGCAGATGGTCGAGCAGGTCACGGCCGAGCTCAGGCGACGCGGACGGCTGGTCAGGACCCGCTACTTCTGA
- a CDS encoding [Fe-Fe] hydrogenase large subunit C-terminal domain-containing protein produces the protein MPIISTDQAQCRDCYRCVRSCPVKAIEVLSGPTAKEAHAQVLIERCILDGRCVIVCPQRAKHVRSDLAGVRALLRGGDPVAASLAPSFWAVLPAARPGQVAAALRLLGFEYVQETAVGAELVAAEHRRLHEEAQRELGRQATPMISSACPVVVNLIERHYPELLSYLAPVVSPMIAHARLLKYREPRTKVVFIGPCFAKKREADETGGETVDAVLTFEELLAWLAENHIDLAGLAEGSFDGEEPRLGRYFPIDGGLLKTAGFSTDHTASEVLVMTGLETCVEFLQNLLRKGRRVEDPHLIEMLACPGGCLSGPGTPGGDDPFVRRERLIRRIQAAAADQAPVNGRNRRNGHGLRTLPAAALHTGHVNRRAELPEPTEAQIKAILAQTGKHTPEDELNCGACGYQSCREKAVAVFRGWAEVEMCIPYMRRKAESMSNLIISASPNGVVAVDSELRVIEMNAAAEKMFRCQREHMIGKRLAKLFDPVNFARAMAEHETVRTSNVYPQYELHTFETIFYVDKQNVAIGILADLSEELRRSDQVQRMKMETVTRAQEVISRQMKVAQEIAGLLGETTAETKVLLTELIKLIENQGDSGQGEKPSGPSQSAD, from the coding sequence ATGCCGATAATCTCAACCGACCAGGCCCAGTGCCGGGACTGTTACCGGTGTGTTCGCTCGTGCCCGGTCAAGGCGATTGAGGTCCTCTCTGGGCCGACGGCCAAGGAGGCCCACGCCCAGGTCCTCATCGAGCGGTGCATCCTCGATGGACGCTGTGTCATCGTCTGCCCGCAGCGGGCCAAGCACGTTCGCAGTGACCTGGCCGGGGTGAGGGCCCTCCTCCGCGGCGGCGACCCGGTCGCGGCCAGCCTGGCCCCTTCGTTCTGGGCCGTCCTGCCGGCCGCCAGGCCCGGCCAGGTCGCGGCCGCTCTGCGCCTCCTGGGCTTCGAATACGTCCAGGAAACGGCCGTCGGGGCTGAGCTGGTGGCCGCCGAGCACCGCCGCCTCCATGAGGAGGCCCAGCGGGAGTTGGGGCGGCAGGCCACTCCGATGATCTCCAGCGCCTGCCCGGTCGTGGTCAACCTGATCGAACGGCACTACCCCGAACTCCTCTCCTACCTCGCCCCGGTGGTCTCCCCGATGATCGCTCACGCCCGCCTGCTCAAGTACCGCGAGCCGCGAACCAAGGTCGTCTTCATCGGTCCCTGCTTCGCCAAGAAGCGGGAAGCCGACGAGACCGGCGGGGAAACCGTCGATGCCGTCCTGACCTTCGAGGAACTCCTGGCCTGGTTGGCCGAGAACCACATCGATCTGGCCGGGCTGGCCGAGGGCAGCTTCGACGGCGAGGAACCCAGGTTGGGCCGCTACTTCCCGATCGACGGCGGCCTATTGAAGACGGCGGGCTTCTCCACCGACCACACGGCCTCGGAAGTCCTCGTCATGACGGGCCTCGAGACCTGTGTCGAGTTCCTCCAGAACCTCCTCAGGAAGGGGCGGCGGGTTGAGGACCCGCACCTCATCGAGATGCTGGCCTGTCCGGGCGGTTGCCTATCCGGCCCCGGGACGCCGGGGGGCGACGATCCCTTCGTCCGCCGCGAGCGGTTGATCCGGCGGATCCAGGCGGCCGCGGCCGACCAGGCCCCCGTAAACGGCCGGAACCGGCGCAACGGCCACGGTCTGCGGACGTTGCCCGCGGCCGCTCTCCACACCGGACACGTGAACCGGCGGGCGGAACTGCCCGAACCGACCGAAGCCCAGATCAAGGCCATCCTCGCCCAGACCGGCAAGCATACGCCGGAGGATGAGCTGAACTGCGGCGCCTGCGGCTACCAATCTTGCCGGGAGAAGGCGGTGGCCGTCTTCCGCGGTTGGGCTGAGGTCGAGATGTGCATCCCCTACATGCGCCGTAAGGCTGAGTCGATGTCCAACCTGATCATCTCGGCCTCGCCCAACGGCGTAGTCGCCGTCGACAGCGAGCTTCGGGTGATCGAGATGAATGCCGCTGCCGAGAAGATGTTTCGCTGCCAGCGGGAACACATGATCGGCAAGCGTCTGGCCAAGCTGTTCGACCCGGTCAACTTCGCCCGGGCGATGGCCGAACACGAGACGGTCCGGACCTCCAACGTCTACCCCCAGTACGAGCTGCACACCTTCGAGACCATCTTCTATGTCGACAAGCAGAACGTCGCCATCGGCATACTGGCCGACCTGTCCGAAGAGCTGCGCCGGTCCGACCAGGTCCAACGGATGAAAATGGAGACGGTGACCCGGGCCCAGGAAGTGATCAGCCGGCAGATGAAGGTGGCTCAAGAGATCGCCGGTCTCCTCGGCGAGACCACCGCGGAGACGAAGGTCCTCCTGACCGAGTTGATCAAGCTCATCGAGAATCAGGGGGACAGCGGACAAGGCGAGAAGCCCTCCGGCCCCTCCCAGTCCGCTGATTAG
- a CDS encoding (2Fe-2S) ferredoxin domain-containing protein, whose translation MICIEVCVGSSCFLRGSSKVIAEFQRLIAEYRVNASVHLKGCFCLDHCTQGVSVKIDDTVYRETYPGDVQRLFEEHVLSRFEVTGAGSTEG comes from the coding sequence GTGATCTGCATCGAGGTCTGCGTTGGCAGTTCGTGCTTCCTTAGGGGCTCGTCCAAGGTCATCGCTGAGTTCCAGAGGCTGATCGCCGAGTACCGGGTGAACGCCTCGGTGCACCTCAAGGGTTGTTTTTGTCTCGACCATTGCACCCAGGGGGTATCGGTGAAGATCGATGACACCGTCTACCGGGAGACCTATCCCGGGGACGTCCAACGTCTGTTCGAAGAGCACGTCCTGAGTCGCTTCGAAGTGACCGGGGCGGGCAGCACGGAGGGGTAG
- a CDS encoding [FeFe] hydrogenase, group A translates to MASPSEAAGRVVIDGQSVAIGTERNLLELARTAGIEIPSFCYHSELSVHGACRLCLVEIEGMGLVASCSTAPRDGMVVYTNTERTHRLRRLYLELMLAAHHRDCTACDKNGDCKLQALAFKLGVRTPRFGGANGIGADEVEPIDLSSPSVVRNPNRCVLCGDCVRVCREVQGIGAIDFAYRGPRTTVAPAFGKDLDEVDCVNCGQCVQVCPTGALTVRSELAKVWKAIHDPEKFVVVQIAPAVRVALGEEFGLGSGEDVTGKIAAALRRVGFAKVFDTVFTADLTAVEETMEFVGRLQAAAAGKETRLPLFTSCCPGWVKYAEQYHPDLLGNLSTCRSPQQMFGSLLKKFYAKKLGVASAKIYSVSIMPCTAKKFEAKRPEFTTDGSPDVDAVLTTVEAARLIKEAGVLFENLASEAMDNPFGLVSGAGVIFGATGGVAEAVLRTAWSVVFGDGAKAPPRVDFHEVRGLKEWREAEVALGDLNLRLCVVNGLGAAAKVIAAVKSGEAKYDVIEVMACPTGCIGGGGQPPAGRSHRAERGDGLYAIDRKLPLRNPRENPFIQELYREWLEQPNSHVCHGALHTAYAPRRRILGEAIGLYAEPAAEALEVSVCVGTGCYLRGSYDVLQAFTRLIEQKDLGGRVRLKATFCLEHCDQGVSVKVDGKVITGVTPATAEKVFEEKIAPVALARS, encoded by the coding sequence CGGTCGCCATCGGCACGGAACGCAATCTCCTCGAGCTGGCTCGCACGGCCGGAATCGAGATCCCTTCCTTCTGCTATCACTCGGAACTCAGCGTCCACGGCGCTTGCCGGCTGTGCCTCGTTGAAATCGAGGGGATGGGGCTGGTCGCCTCGTGCTCGACCGCCCCGCGCGACGGCATGGTCGTCTACACCAACACCGAGCGGACCCACCGCCTCCGCCGGCTCTACCTCGAGCTGATGCTGGCGGCCCACCACCGCGATTGCACCGCCTGCGACAAGAACGGCGACTGCAAGCTCCAGGCCCTGGCCTTCAAGCTCGGTGTGCGGACGCCGCGCTTCGGCGGGGCCAACGGGATCGGCGCCGACGAGGTCGAGCCGATCGATCTCTCCAGCCCGTCCGTGGTCCGCAACCCCAACCGTTGCGTCCTGTGCGGGGACTGTGTCCGGGTCTGCCGCGAAGTCCAGGGGATCGGGGCCATCGACTTCGCCTACCGGGGTCCGAGGACTACCGTCGCGCCGGCCTTCGGCAAGGATCTCGACGAGGTGGACTGCGTCAACTGCGGCCAATGCGTCCAGGTCTGCCCGACCGGCGCCCTGACCGTCCGGTCCGAACTGGCGAAGGTCTGGAAGGCCATCCACGACCCGGAGAAGTTCGTCGTCGTCCAAATCGCCCCGGCCGTCCGCGTCGCTCTGGGCGAGGAATTCGGCCTTGGCTCGGGCGAGGACGTTACCGGTAAGATCGCCGCCGCCCTTCGCCGGGTCGGCTTCGCCAAAGTTTTTGACACCGTCTTCACCGCCGACCTGACCGCCGTCGAGGAGACGATGGAGTTCGTCGGCCGGCTCCAGGCGGCCGCTGCCGGTAAGGAGACCCGGCTCCCCCTCTTCACCTCCTGCTGCCCGGGCTGGGTCAAGTACGCCGAGCAATATCACCCCGACCTCCTGGGTAACCTGTCGACCTGCCGGTCGCCGCAGCAGATGTTCGGCTCCCTGCTCAAGAAGTTCTACGCGAAGAAGCTCGGCGTCGCCTCCGCCAAGATCTACTCGGTGTCGATCATGCCCTGCACGGCCAAGAAGTTCGAGGCCAAGCGGCCCGAGTTCACCACCGACGGTTCGCCCGACGTGGATGCCGTCCTGACCACGGTCGAAGCGGCCCGGCTGATCAAGGAAGCCGGCGTCCTCTTCGAGAACCTCGCCTCCGAAGCCATGGACAACCCCTTCGGGCTGGTCAGCGGGGCCGGGGTCATCTTCGGGGCCACCGGCGGGGTGGCCGAAGCGGTCCTCCGCACGGCCTGGTCGGTGGTTTTCGGCGACGGGGCGAAGGCGCCGCCGCGGGTCGATTTCCATGAGGTTCGCGGGCTCAAGGAATGGCGCGAGGCCGAGGTCGCCCTGGGCGACCTGAATCTCCGCCTGTGCGTGGTCAACGGCCTGGGCGCGGCGGCCAAGGTCATCGCCGCGGTCAAGAGCGGCGAAGCCAAGTACGACGTGATCGAGGTGATGGCCTGCCCGACCGGATGCATCGGCGGCGGCGGCCAGCCCCCGGCCGGCCGTTCGCACCGGGCCGAACGCGGGGACGGGCTCTATGCCATCGACCGTAAGCTGCCGTTGCGCAACCCCCGCGAGAACCCGTTCATCCAAGAGCTCTACCGCGAGTGGTTGGAGCAGCCCAACAGCCACGTCTGCCACGGGGCTCTCCACACCGCCTATGCCCCGCGGCGGCGGATCCTCGGCGAGGCCATCGGCCTCTATGCCGAGCCCGCCGCCGAGGCCCTGGAGGTCTCGGTCTGCGTGGGTACCGGCTGCTACCTCAGAGGGTCCTATGACGTCCTCCAGGCTTTCACCCGCTTGATCGAGCAGAAGGACCTCGGCGGCCGGGTCCGTCTGAAGGCCACCTTCTGCCTCGAGCACTGCGACCAAGGGGTTTCGGTCAAGGTCGATGGGAAGGTCATTACTGGGGTCACCCCGGCGACGGCCGAGAAGGTCTTCGAAGAGAAGATCGCCCCCGTGGCCCTGGCCCGTTCCTGA